The following proteins are encoded in a genomic region of Alphaproteobacteria bacterium:
- a CDS encoding sulfurtransferase TusA family protein produces MSTTELDVKGLNCPLPVLRVKKAMAGLPAGATLKVFATDPGAVKDFEAFCKTTGNVLKSSSEADGVFVFEIGKAG; encoded by the coding sequence ATGTCGACGACCGAACTCGATGTCAAAGGGCTGAATTGTCCCTTGCCCGTGCTGCGGGTCAAAAAGGCGATGGCGGGCCTGCCCGCCGGCGCCACGCTCAAGGTTTTCGCGACCGATCCAGGTGCCGTGAAGGATTTCGAGGCGTTCTGCAAGACGACCGGCAACGTCCTCAAATCGTCTTCCGAAGCCGATGGGGTGTTCGTCTTCGAGATCGGCAAGGCCGGTTGA
- a CDS encoding DMT family transporter, protein MNRALSREGFWLLLTLAFFWGVNWPAMKFSVLELPPWVFRVLCVYIGAAGLFAIAWRLRLDCRIPPGRLGQLALAGFLNVTVWHVSTAYGLQHVEAGRAALIAFTMPMWVSLFGALFLGEVFDRRRALALAFGGAGLMLLAWPAFAGLIDRPIGLALMLAAAIGWATGTVYTKQAKFPMPAVTLTAWQLLFGGLPLIAGLLWFDLPGGLWPAGGLTLQGWLGFGYAATVPMIYCHWAWFRALEILPASMASLGLLAVPVVGVASSAWLTGERFAALDYAAMAAIMAALFLALVPPKTIAAG, encoded by the coding sequence TTGAACCGCGCCCTCTCCCGCGAAGGTTTCTGGCTGCTTTTGACGCTCGCGTTTTTCTGGGGCGTCAATTGGCCGGCGATGAAGTTCTCGGTGTTGGAACTCCCGCCATGGGTGTTCCGCGTTCTGTGCGTCTATATCGGCGCCGCCGGTCTGTTCGCCATCGCGTGGCGTTTGCGGCTGGATTGCCGCATCCCGCCGGGGCGGCTGGGGCAATTGGCGCTCGCCGGATTTTTGAACGTGACCGTCTGGCACGTTTCCACCGCCTATGGCTTGCAGCATGTCGAAGCGGGGCGCGCGGCGCTGATCGCTTTCACCATGCCGATGTGGGTGTCGCTGTTCGGCGCGCTGTTCCTGGGCGAGGTCTTCGACCGGCGCCGCGCTTTGGCGCTGGCGTTCGGCGGGGCGGGGTTGATGCTGCTGGCGTGGCCCGCGTTCGCGGGGCTTATCGACCGGCCGATCGGCTTGGCGCTGATGCTGGCGGCGGCGATCGGCTGGGCGACGGGCACCGTCTATACCAAGCAAGCGAAGTTCCCGATGCCGGCGGTGACGCTGACCGCGTGGCAATTGCTGTTCGGCGGCTTGCCGCTGATCGCGGGGTTGCTCTGGTTCGATCTGCCCGGCGGTCTTTGGCCGGCGGGCGGGCTGACGCTGCAGGGCTGGCTCGGTTTCGGCTACGCGGCCACCGTGCCGATGATCTATTGCCATTGGGCGTGGTTCCGGGCGCTCGAAATTCTGCCCGCGTCGATGGCCTCGCTCGGGCTGCTGGCCGTGCCGGTCGTGGGTGTGGCGTCGTCGGCGTGGCTGACGGGCGAGCGTTTCGCCGCCCTCGACTATGCCGCGATGGCCGCGATCATGGCGGCACTGTTCTTGGCGCTGGTACCGCCTAAAACTATCGCCGCCGGTTGA
- a CDS encoding DedA family protein, with product MDVDRLIAEYGALVYAATFLWTFFEGETFVIFAGAAAQQEKIAFLPLLLAAWFGSFCGDQLWFWLGRTYGVKLLARKPAWKPGVERAMGWLERYDTWFILTFRFIYGVRNFASFAMGLARINPLRFAVLNFIAAFVWAMLFAGGGYVFGHALETAFGELASHFQFAMLGAFVLAIAILLWVNRRR from the coding sequence TTGGACGTCGATCGGCTTATCGCGGAATACGGGGCGCTGGTGTATGCCGCGACGTTTCTGTGGACCTTCTTCGAAGGCGAGACTTTCGTGATCTTCGCGGGTGCCGCGGCGCAGCAGGAAAAGATCGCCTTCCTGCCGCTGCTGCTGGCCGCGTGGTTCGGCAGCTTCTGCGGCGATCAATTGTGGTTTTGGCTCGGCCGGACCTATGGCGTGAAGCTGCTCGCCCGCAAGCCCGCCTGGAAGCCCGGTGTGGAACGCGCGATGGGCTGGCTGGAACGTTACGACACCTGGTTCATCCTGACCTTCCGCTTCATCTATGGCGTGCGGAACTTCGCGTCCTTCGCGATGGGCTTGGCGCGCATCAACCCATTGCGCTTCGCGGTGCTGAATTTCATCGCGGCGTTCGTCTGGGCGATGCTGTTCGCGGGCGGGGGCTATGTGTTCGGCCACGCGCTGGAAACGGCGTTCGGCGAACTCGCGTCGCATTTCCAATTCGCGATGCTGGGCGCCTTCGTGCTGGCGATCGCGATTTTGCTGTGGGTCAACCGGCGGCGATAG
- a CDS encoding M20 family metallopeptidase, with amino-acid sequence MTREAAIAAAETYFDRGDFKTDLARRVAFKTESQNPERAGELARYLEAEMVPTLSKLGFDCRILTHAKAKGPFLLASRIEDPSLPTVFGYGHGDVIRGLEDQWRAGLSPWELKDEGDRWYGRGTADNKGQHSINIGALAAVLATRGKLGFNAKYLIEMGEETGSPGLREVCEDNKALFAADMLLASDGPRLRAERPTIFLGSRGAFNFDIWIDAREGGHHSGNWGGLISNPGLQLAHAIATIAGPTGQIRIPEWVPNELPESVRRALADCEVDGGEDGPAIEEWWGEPGLTPSERVFGWCSFEVLAYETGNPRNPVNAIPPRAWARCQLRFVVGVDPHGILPALRRHLDRHGFPFVKIASARDVLFAATRLDPDHPWVKFAVDSMRRTSNKKPAILPNLGGSLPNDVFSDTLGLSTVWVPHSYPACSQHAPNEHILPEVAREGLRLMAGLYWDLGDGEARKIAQATKVKA; translated from the coding sequence ATGACCCGCGAAGCCGCCATCGCCGCCGCCGAAACCTATTTCGATCGGGGCGATTTCAAGACCGATCTCGCAAGGCGCGTCGCGTTCAAGACCGAAAGCCAGAACCCGGAACGGGCCGGCGAGCTCGCGCGCTATCTGGAAGCCGAGATGGTGCCCACGCTATCGAAGCTCGGCTTCGATTGCCGCATTTTGACCCACGCCAAAGCGAAGGGCCCGTTCCTGCTGGCGAGCCGCATTGAAGACCCGTCGCTGCCCACCGTGTTCGGCTATGGCCATGGCGACGTGATCCGGGGCCTGGAAGATCAATGGCGCGCGGGCCTGTCGCCTTGGGAATTGAAGGACGAGGGCGATCGCTGGTACGGGCGCGGGACCGCCGACAACAAGGGACAGCACTCGATCAATATCGGGGCCCTTGCGGCCGTGCTCGCCACGCGCGGCAAGCTGGGCTTCAACGCGAAGTATCTGATCGAGATGGGCGAGGAAACCGGATCGCCGGGCTTGCGCGAAGTGTGCGAGGACAACAAGGCGCTGTTCGCCGCCGATATGTTGCTGGCGTCAGACGGGCCGCGCTTGCGCGCCGAACGCCCGACGATCTTCCTGGGCTCGCGCGGTGCGTTCAATTTCGACATTTGGATCGACGCGCGCGAGGGTGGCCACCATTCGGGCAATTGGGGCGGGTTGATCTCGAATCCCGGCCTACAGCTCGCCCACGCGATTGCGACCATCGCGGGCCCGACCGGTCAGATCCGCATTCCCGAATGGGTGCCGAACGAATTGCCCGAGTCCGTGCGCCGGGCGCTGGCCGATTGCGAAGTCGATGGCGGCGAAGACGGCCCGGCGATCGAGGAATGGTGGGGCGAGCCGGGCCTCACGCCGTCCGAGCGTGTGTTCGGCTGGTGCTCGTTCGAAGTGCTGGCCTACGAGACCGGCAATCCGCGCAATCCCGTGAACGCGATCCCGCCGCGTGCCTGGGCGCGCTGCCAGTTGCGCTTCGTCGTCGGCGTCGATCCGCACGGGATTCTGCCGGCCTTGCGCCGGCATCTGGATCGCCACGGTTTCCCGTTCGTGAAGATCGCCTCAGCCCGCGACGTGCTGTTCGCCGCCACGCGGCTCGACCCCGATCACCCGTGGGTGAAGTTCGCGGTCGATTCCATGCGCCGCACCAGCAACAAGAAACCGGCGATCCTGCCCAATCTCGGCGGGTCGCTGCCCAACGACGTGTTCAGCGACACGCTGGGCCTGTCGACCGTCTGGGTCCCGCATTCCTATCCGGCGTGTTCCCAGCACGCGCCCAACGAGCACATCCTGCCGGAGGTCGCCCGCGAAGGGCTGCGCTTGATGGCCGGTCTGTATTGGGATTTGGGCGATGGGGAAGCCCGCAAGATCGCCCAAGCGACGAAAGTTAAAGCCTAA
- the hemN gene encoding oxygen-independent coproporphyrinogen III oxidase, whose amino-acid sequence MLSPEALTLAEAKVPRYTSYPTAPHFSPAIGPAHASRWMEAIDDTQPVSIYIHVPFCEKLCWYCGCNTSIASKYGPIHHYFQTLLQEIALARRAIGRKLRAGHVHLGGGTPNALNAADLASLARVLRDSFRFDSDTRFEIEIDPRTLDDAQIQALKEAGVTRVNLGIQDFDLRVQQAINRIQPFELVAEKLAKLRAAGIAQIGMDLIYGLPHQSAETIEATIDQSTELGAERIALFGYAHVPWMKPHQKLLEPEGLPGMRERMTLVEAAHKRLAARGYTRIGIDHFAYPDDEMARAQREGRLRRNFQGYTTDMADALIGFGPSAISAYAQGYAQNHTRIDQWREAVERDLVPVVRGIQITDEDRLRRAVIERLMCDMEVDLDAVCRAHNASSHALDHFRDELGRLDFMVRGGLVTVDGTNLRIPEPAQNFVRVVASCFDQYLDNSKAKHSVAV is encoded by the coding sequence ATGTTGTCCCCCGAAGCCCTGACTTTGGCCGAAGCCAAAGTCCCCCGCTACACGAGCTATCCGACCGCGCCGCATTTCTCGCCCGCGATCGGCCCGGCCCACGCCAGCCGTTGGATGGAAGCGATCGACGACACGCAACCCGTGTCGATCTACATCCACGTGCCGTTCTGCGAAAAGCTGTGCTGGTATTGCGGCTGCAATACCTCGATCGCGTCGAAATACGGGCCGATCCATCATTACTTCCAGACGCTGCTGCAGGAAATCGCGCTGGCGCGCCGCGCGATCGGCCGCAAGCTACGCGCGGGCCATGTGCATCTGGGCGGGGGCACGCCCAACGCGCTGAACGCCGCCGATCTCGCTTCTCTCGCGCGGGTCTTGCGCGACTCCTTCCGCTTCGATTCCGATACGCGCTTCGAGATCGAGATCGACCCGCGCACGCTGGACGATGCGCAGATCCAAGCGCTGAAGGAAGCGGGTGTCACCCGCGTCAATCTCGGCATTCAGGATTTCGATCTTCGCGTGCAGCAGGCGATCAACCGCATCCAGCCCTTCGAACTGGTCGCGGAGAAGCTCGCCAAATTGCGCGCGGCGGGCATCGCGCAGATCGGCATGGATTTGATCTACGGCCTGCCGCACCAATCCGCCGAAACGATCGAAGCGACGATCGACCAATCGACCGAGTTGGGGGCCGAGCGCATCGCGCTGTTCGGCTACGCGCATGTGCCGTGGATGAAGCCGCATCAGAAATTGCTGGAGCCCGAAGGCCTGCCCGGCATGCGCGAGCGCATGACGTTGGTCGAGGCCGCGCACAAGCGCTTGGCCGCGCGCGGCTATACGCGCATCGGGATCGATCATTTCGCCTATCCCGACGACGAGATGGCGCGGGCCCAACGCGAAGGAAGGCTGCGGCGCAATTTCCAAGGCTATACGACCGATATGGCCGATGCGCTGATCGGCTTCGGCCCGTCGGCGATTTCGGCCTATGCGCAAGGCTACGCGCAAAACCATACGCGGATCGATCAATGGCGCGAGGCGGTCGAACGCGATCTCGTCCCCGTCGTGCGCGGCATCCAGATCACCGACGAGGATCGCCTGCGCCGCGCGGTCATCGAGCGGCTGATGTGCGATATGGAAGTCGATCTCGACGCGGTTTGCCGGGCGCACAATGCGTCGAGCCACGCGCTCGACCATTTCCGCGACGAACTCGGCCGGCTCGATTTCATGGTGCGCGGCGGCTTGGTCACGGTCGACGGCACAAACTTGCGCATCCCCGAGCCCGCGCAGAACTTCGTGCGCGTGGTCGCGTCGTGCTTCGATCAATACCTCGACAACAGCAAGGCGAAGCATTCGGTTGCCGTGTAG